In Callospermophilus lateralis isolate mCalLat2 chromosome 4, mCalLat2.hap1, whole genome shotgun sequence, one genomic interval encodes:
- the Usp5 gene encoding ubiquitin carboxyl-terminal hydrolase 5 isoform X2 → MAELSEEALLSVLPTIRVPKAGDRVHKDECAFSFDTPESEGGLYICMNTFLGFGKQYVERHFNKTGQRVYLHLRRTRRPKEEDTTAGTGDPPRKKPTRLAIGVEGGFDLTEEKFEYDEDVKIVILPDYLEIARDGLGGLPDIVRDRVTSAVEALLSADSASRKQEVQAWDGEVRQVSKHAFNLKQLDNPARIPPCGWKCSKCDMRENLWLNLTDGSILCGRRYFDGSGGNNHAVEHYRETGYPLAVKLGTITPDGADVYSYDEDDMVLDPSLAEHLSHFGIDMLKMQKTDKTMTELEIDMNQRIGEWELIQESGVPLKPLFGPGYTGIRNLGNSCYLNSVVQVLFSIPDFQRKYVDKLEKIFQNAPTDPTQDFSTQVAKLGHGLLSGEYSKPAPESGDGEQVPEQKEVQDGIAPRMFKALIGKGHPEFSTNRQQDAQEFFLHLINMVERNCRSSENPNEVFRFLVEEKIKCLATEKVKYTQRVDYIMQLPVPMDAALNKEELLEYEEKKRQAEEEKVPLPELVRAQVPFSSCLEAYGAPEQVDDFWSTALQAKSVAVKTTRFASFPDYLVIQIKKFTFGLDWVPKKLDVSIEMPEELDISQLRGTGLQPGEEELPDIAPPLVTPDEPKAPMLDESVIIQLVEMGFPMDACRKAVYYTGNSGAEAAMNWVMSHMDDPDFANPLILPGSSGPGSTSAAADPPPEDCVTTIVSMGFSRDQALKALRATNNSLERAVDWIFSHIDDLDAEAAMDISEGRSAADSISESVPVGPKVRDGPGKYQLFAFISHMGTSTMCGHYVCHIKKEGRWVIYNDQKVCASEKPPKDLGYIYFYQRVTS, encoded by the exons GAGTCTGAGGGTGGCCTCTACATCTGTATGAACACATTCCTGGGCTTTGGGAAACAGTATGTGGAGAGACATTTTAATAAGACTGGCCAGCGCGTCTACCTACACCTCCGTCGGACCCGGCGCCCG AAAGAAGAGGACACTACTGCAGGCACTGGTGACCCACCACGTAAGAAGCCTACCCGGCTGGCTATTG GTGTTGAAGGCGGATTTGACCTCACCGAGGAGAAGTTTGAATATGACGAGGATGTGAAGATTGTCATTTTGCCAGATTACCTGGAGATTGCCCGGGATGGGTTGGGGGGGCTGCCTGACATTGTCAGAGATCGG GTGACCAGTGCAGTAGAGGCCCTACtctcagctgactcagcctcccgaAAGCAGGAGGTACAGGCCTGGGATGGGGAAGTTCGGCAGGTATCTAAGCATGCCTTCAACCTCAAGCAGTTGGACAACCCTGCTCGGATCCCTCCCTG TGGCTGGAAGTGCTCCAAGTGTGATATGAGAGAGAACCTGTGGCTCAACCTGACAGATGGCTCCATCCTCTGTGGCCGACGCTACTTTGATGGCAGTGGGGGCAACAACCATGCTGTGGAGCACTATAGGGAGACAGGCTACCCATTAGCTGTCAAGCTGGGGACCATCACACCTGATGGAGCTG ATGTGTATTCATATGATGAGGATGATATGGTCCTGGACCCCAGCCTGGCTGAGCACCTGTCCCACTTCGGCATTGACATGCTGAAGATGCAGAAG ACGGACAAGACGATGACTGAGTTGGAGATAGATATGAACCAGCGGATTGGTGAATGGGAGCTGATCCAGGAGTCAGGTGTGCCACTTAAGCCCCTCTTTGGGCCCGGCTACACAGGCATCCGGAATCTGGGTAACAGTTGCTACCTCAACTCAGTGGTCCAGGTGCTCTTCAGCATCCCTGACTTCCAGAGGAA GTACGTGGATAAGCTGGAGAAGATCTTCCAGAATGCCCCGACAGACCCTACCCAGGACTTCAGCACCCAGGT GGCCAAGTTGGGCCATGGCCTTCTTTCGGGAGAGTATTCCAAGCCAGCACCAGAGTCCGGTGATGGGGAGCAGGTGccagaacaaaag GAAGTTCAAGATGGCATTGCCCCTCGGATGTTCAAGGCCCTCATTGGCAAGGGCCACCCCGAGTTCTCCACCAATCGGCAGCAGGATGCCCAGGAATTTTTCCTTCACCTTATCAACATGGTGGAG AGGAATTGCCGGAGCTCTGAAAATCCTAATGAAGTGTTCCGCTTCTTGGTGGAGGAAAAGATCAAGTGCCTGGCCACAGAGAAGGTTAAGTACACCCAGCGAGTTGACTACATCATGCAGCTGCCCGTGCCCATGGATGCAgcccttaacaaag AGGAGCTTTTAGAGTATGAGGAGAAGAAGCGGCAAGCTGAAGAGGAGAAGGTGCCATTGCCAGAACTGGTTCGTGCTCAGGTGCCCTTCAGCTCCTGCCTGGAGGCCTATGGGGCTCCTGAGCAGGTGGATGACTTCTGGAGCACGGCCTTGCAGGCCAAGTCAGTAGCTGTCAA GACCACACGGTTTGCCTCATTCCCTGACTACCTGGTCATCCAGATCAAGAAGTTCACCTTCGGCTTAGACTGGGTGCCCAAGAAACTGG ATGTGTCCATTGAGATGCCAGAGGAGCTAGACATCTCCCAATTGAGGGGTACAGGGCTGCAGCCAGGAGAGGAGGAGCTGCCTGACATTGCCCCACCCCTGGTCACTCCGGATGAGCCCAAAG CACCCATGTTGGACGAATCGGTCATCATACAGTTGGTGGAAATGGGCTTTCCTATGGATGCCTGCCGCAAAGCTGTCTACTACACGGGCAATAGTGGGGCTGAGGCCGCCATGAACTGGGTCATGTCACACATGGATGATCCAG ATTTTGCAAACCCTCTCATCTTGCCTGGCTCCAGTGGGCCTGGCTCCACAAGTGCAGCAGCTGATCCCCCACCAGAGGACTGTGTGACCACCATTGTCTCTATGGGCTTCTCAAGGGACCAGGCCCTGAAAGCTCTGCGGGCCACG AACAACAGTTTAGAACGGGCTGTGGACTGGATCTTCAGTCACATTGATGACCTGGATGCAGAAGCTGCCATGGACATCTCGGAGGGCCGCTCAGCTGCTGACTCCATCTCTGAGTCTGTGCCAGTGGGACCCAAAGTCCGGGATGGTCCTGGAA AGTATCAGCTTTTTGCCTTCATTAGTCACATGGGCACCTCTACTATGTGTGGTCACTACGTCTGCCACATCAAGAAGGAAGGCAG ATGGGTGATCTACAATGACCAGAAAGTGTGTGCCTCTGAGAAGCCACCCAAGGACCTGGGCTATATCTACTTCTACCAGAGAGTGACCAGCTAA
- the Usp5 gene encoding ubiquitin carboxyl-terminal hydrolase 5 isoform X1, which yields MAELSEEALLSVLPTIRVPKAGDRVHKDECAFSFDTPESEGGLYICMNTFLGFGKQYVERHFNKTGQRVYLHLRRTRRPKEEDTTAGTGDPPRKKPTRLAIGVEGGFDLTEEKFEYDEDVKIVILPDYLEIARDGLGGLPDIVRDRVTSAVEALLSADSASRKQEVQAWDGEVRQVSKHAFNLKQLDNPARIPPCGWKCSKCDMRENLWLNLTDGSILCGRRYFDGSGGNNHAVEHYRETGYPLAVKLGTITPDGADVYSYDEDDMVLDPSLAEHLSHFGIDMLKMQKTDKTMTELEIDMNQRIGEWELIQESGVPLKPLFGPGYTGIRNLGNSCYLNSVVQVLFSIPDFQRKYVDKLEKIFQNAPTDPTQDFSTQVAKLGHGLLSGEYSKPAPESGDGEQVPEQKEVQDGIAPRMFKALIGKGHPEFSTNRQQDAQEFFLHLINMVERNCRSSENPNEVFRFLVEEKIKCLATEKVKYTQRVDYIMQLPVPMDAALNKEELLEYEEKKRQAEEEKVPLPELVRAQVPFSSCLEAYGAPEQVDDFWSTALQAKSVAVKTTRFASFPDYLVIQIKKFTFGLDWVPKKLDVSIEMPEELDISQLRGTGLQPGEEELPDIAPPLVTPDEPKGSLGFYGNEDEDSFCSPHFSSPTSPMLDESVIIQLVEMGFPMDACRKAVYYTGNSGAEAAMNWVMSHMDDPDFANPLILPGSSGPGSTSAAADPPPEDCVTTIVSMGFSRDQALKALRATNNSLERAVDWIFSHIDDLDAEAAMDISEGRSAADSISESVPVGPKVRDGPGKYQLFAFISHMGTSTMCGHYVCHIKKEGRWVIYNDQKVCASEKPPKDLGYIYFYQRVTS from the exons GAGTCTGAGGGTGGCCTCTACATCTGTATGAACACATTCCTGGGCTTTGGGAAACAGTATGTGGAGAGACATTTTAATAAGACTGGCCAGCGCGTCTACCTACACCTCCGTCGGACCCGGCGCCCG AAAGAAGAGGACACTACTGCAGGCACTGGTGACCCACCACGTAAGAAGCCTACCCGGCTGGCTATTG GTGTTGAAGGCGGATTTGACCTCACCGAGGAGAAGTTTGAATATGACGAGGATGTGAAGATTGTCATTTTGCCAGATTACCTGGAGATTGCCCGGGATGGGTTGGGGGGGCTGCCTGACATTGTCAGAGATCGG GTGACCAGTGCAGTAGAGGCCCTACtctcagctgactcagcctcccgaAAGCAGGAGGTACAGGCCTGGGATGGGGAAGTTCGGCAGGTATCTAAGCATGCCTTCAACCTCAAGCAGTTGGACAACCCTGCTCGGATCCCTCCCTG TGGCTGGAAGTGCTCCAAGTGTGATATGAGAGAGAACCTGTGGCTCAACCTGACAGATGGCTCCATCCTCTGTGGCCGACGCTACTTTGATGGCAGTGGGGGCAACAACCATGCTGTGGAGCACTATAGGGAGACAGGCTACCCATTAGCTGTCAAGCTGGGGACCATCACACCTGATGGAGCTG ATGTGTATTCATATGATGAGGATGATATGGTCCTGGACCCCAGCCTGGCTGAGCACCTGTCCCACTTCGGCATTGACATGCTGAAGATGCAGAAG ACGGACAAGACGATGACTGAGTTGGAGATAGATATGAACCAGCGGATTGGTGAATGGGAGCTGATCCAGGAGTCAGGTGTGCCACTTAAGCCCCTCTTTGGGCCCGGCTACACAGGCATCCGGAATCTGGGTAACAGTTGCTACCTCAACTCAGTGGTCCAGGTGCTCTTCAGCATCCCTGACTTCCAGAGGAA GTACGTGGATAAGCTGGAGAAGATCTTCCAGAATGCCCCGACAGACCCTACCCAGGACTTCAGCACCCAGGT GGCCAAGTTGGGCCATGGCCTTCTTTCGGGAGAGTATTCCAAGCCAGCACCAGAGTCCGGTGATGGGGAGCAGGTGccagaacaaaag GAAGTTCAAGATGGCATTGCCCCTCGGATGTTCAAGGCCCTCATTGGCAAGGGCCACCCCGAGTTCTCCACCAATCGGCAGCAGGATGCCCAGGAATTTTTCCTTCACCTTATCAACATGGTGGAG AGGAATTGCCGGAGCTCTGAAAATCCTAATGAAGTGTTCCGCTTCTTGGTGGAGGAAAAGATCAAGTGCCTGGCCACAGAGAAGGTTAAGTACACCCAGCGAGTTGACTACATCATGCAGCTGCCCGTGCCCATGGATGCAgcccttaacaaag AGGAGCTTTTAGAGTATGAGGAGAAGAAGCGGCAAGCTGAAGAGGAGAAGGTGCCATTGCCAGAACTGGTTCGTGCTCAGGTGCCCTTCAGCTCCTGCCTGGAGGCCTATGGGGCTCCTGAGCAGGTGGATGACTTCTGGAGCACGGCCTTGCAGGCCAAGTCAGTAGCTGTCAA GACCACACGGTTTGCCTCATTCCCTGACTACCTGGTCATCCAGATCAAGAAGTTCACCTTCGGCTTAGACTGGGTGCCCAAGAAACTGG ATGTGTCCATTGAGATGCCAGAGGAGCTAGACATCTCCCAATTGAGGGGTACAGGGCTGCAGCCAGGAGAGGAGGAGCTGCCTGACATTGCCCCACCCCTGGTCACTCCGGATGAGCCCAAAGGTAGCCTTGGTTTCTATGGCAACGAAGACGAAGACTCCTTCTGCTCCCCTCACTTCTCCTCTCCAACAT CACCCATGTTGGACGAATCGGTCATCATACAGTTGGTGGAAATGGGCTTTCCTATGGATGCCTGCCGCAAAGCTGTCTACTACACGGGCAATAGTGGGGCTGAGGCCGCCATGAACTGGGTCATGTCACACATGGATGATCCAG ATTTTGCAAACCCTCTCATCTTGCCTGGCTCCAGTGGGCCTGGCTCCACAAGTGCAGCAGCTGATCCCCCACCAGAGGACTGTGTGACCACCATTGTCTCTATGGGCTTCTCAAGGGACCAGGCCCTGAAAGCTCTGCGGGCCACG AACAACAGTTTAGAACGGGCTGTGGACTGGATCTTCAGTCACATTGATGACCTGGATGCAGAAGCTGCCATGGACATCTCGGAGGGCCGCTCAGCTGCTGACTCCATCTCTGAGTCTGTGCCAGTGGGACCCAAAGTCCGGGATGGTCCTGGAA AGTATCAGCTTTTTGCCTTCATTAGTCACATGGGCACCTCTACTATGTGTGGTCACTACGTCTGCCACATCAAGAAGGAAGGCAG ATGGGTGATCTACAATGACCAGAAAGTGTGTGCCTCTGAGAAGCCACCCAAGGACCTGGGCTATATCTACTTCTACCAGAGAGTGACCAGCTAA
- the Usp5 gene encoding ubiquitin carboxyl-terminal hydrolase 5 isoform X3, with product MNTFLGFGKQYVERHFNKTGQRVYLHLRRTRRPKEEDTTAGTGDPPRKKPTRLAIGVEGGFDLTEEKFEYDEDVKIVILPDYLEIARDGLGGLPDIVRDRVTSAVEALLSADSASRKQEVQAWDGEVRQVSKHAFNLKQLDNPARIPPCGWKCSKCDMRENLWLNLTDGSILCGRRYFDGSGGNNHAVEHYRETGYPLAVKLGTITPDGADVYSYDEDDMVLDPSLAEHLSHFGIDMLKMQKTDKTMTELEIDMNQRIGEWELIQESGVPLKPLFGPGYTGIRNLGNSCYLNSVVQVLFSIPDFQRKYVDKLEKIFQNAPTDPTQDFSTQVAKLGHGLLSGEYSKPAPESGDGEQVPEQKEVQDGIAPRMFKALIGKGHPEFSTNRQQDAQEFFLHLINMVERNCRSSENPNEVFRFLVEEKIKCLATEKVKYTQRVDYIMQLPVPMDAALNKEELLEYEEKKRQAEEEKVPLPELVRAQVPFSSCLEAYGAPEQVDDFWSTALQAKSVAVKTTRFASFPDYLVIQIKKFTFGLDWVPKKLDVSIEMPEELDISQLRGTGLQPGEEELPDIAPPLVTPDEPKGSLGFYGNEDEDSFCSPHFSSPTSPMLDESVIIQLVEMGFPMDACRKAVYYTGNSGAEAAMNWVMSHMDDPDFANPLILPGSSGPGSTSAAADPPPEDCVTTIVSMGFSRDQALKALRATNNSLERAVDWIFSHIDDLDAEAAMDISEGRSAADSISESVPVGPKVRDGPGKYQLFAFISHMGTSTMCGHYVCHIKKEGRWVIYNDQKVCASEKPPKDLGYIYFYQRVTS from the exons ATGAACACATTCCTGGGCTTTGGGAAACAGTATGTGGAGAGACATTTTAATAAGACTGGCCAGCGCGTCTACCTACACCTCCGTCGGACCCGGCGCCCG AAAGAAGAGGACACTACTGCAGGCACTGGTGACCCACCACGTAAGAAGCCTACCCGGCTGGCTATTG GTGTTGAAGGCGGATTTGACCTCACCGAGGAGAAGTTTGAATATGACGAGGATGTGAAGATTGTCATTTTGCCAGATTACCTGGAGATTGCCCGGGATGGGTTGGGGGGGCTGCCTGACATTGTCAGAGATCGG GTGACCAGTGCAGTAGAGGCCCTACtctcagctgactcagcctcccgaAAGCAGGAGGTACAGGCCTGGGATGGGGAAGTTCGGCAGGTATCTAAGCATGCCTTCAACCTCAAGCAGTTGGACAACCCTGCTCGGATCCCTCCCTG TGGCTGGAAGTGCTCCAAGTGTGATATGAGAGAGAACCTGTGGCTCAACCTGACAGATGGCTCCATCCTCTGTGGCCGACGCTACTTTGATGGCAGTGGGGGCAACAACCATGCTGTGGAGCACTATAGGGAGACAGGCTACCCATTAGCTGTCAAGCTGGGGACCATCACACCTGATGGAGCTG ATGTGTATTCATATGATGAGGATGATATGGTCCTGGACCCCAGCCTGGCTGAGCACCTGTCCCACTTCGGCATTGACATGCTGAAGATGCAGAAG ACGGACAAGACGATGACTGAGTTGGAGATAGATATGAACCAGCGGATTGGTGAATGGGAGCTGATCCAGGAGTCAGGTGTGCCACTTAAGCCCCTCTTTGGGCCCGGCTACACAGGCATCCGGAATCTGGGTAACAGTTGCTACCTCAACTCAGTGGTCCAGGTGCTCTTCAGCATCCCTGACTTCCAGAGGAA GTACGTGGATAAGCTGGAGAAGATCTTCCAGAATGCCCCGACAGACCCTACCCAGGACTTCAGCACCCAGGT GGCCAAGTTGGGCCATGGCCTTCTTTCGGGAGAGTATTCCAAGCCAGCACCAGAGTCCGGTGATGGGGAGCAGGTGccagaacaaaag GAAGTTCAAGATGGCATTGCCCCTCGGATGTTCAAGGCCCTCATTGGCAAGGGCCACCCCGAGTTCTCCACCAATCGGCAGCAGGATGCCCAGGAATTTTTCCTTCACCTTATCAACATGGTGGAG AGGAATTGCCGGAGCTCTGAAAATCCTAATGAAGTGTTCCGCTTCTTGGTGGAGGAAAAGATCAAGTGCCTGGCCACAGAGAAGGTTAAGTACACCCAGCGAGTTGACTACATCATGCAGCTGCCCGTGCCCATGGATGCAgcccttaacaaag AGGAGCTTTTAGAGTATGAGGAGAAGAAGCGGCAAGCTGAAGAGGAGAAGGTGCCATTGCCAGAACTGGTTCGTGCTCAGGTGCCCTTCAGCTCCTGCCTGGAGGCCTATGGGGCTCCTGAGCAGGTGGATGACTTCTGGAGCACGGCCTTGCAGGCCAAGTCAGTAGCTGTCAA GACCACACGGTTTGCCTCATTCCCTGACTACCTGGTCATCCAGATCAAGAAGTTCACCTTCGGCTTAGACTGGGTGCCCAAGAAACTGG ATGTGTCCATTGAGATGCCAGAGGAGCTAGACATCTCCCAATTGAGGGGTACAGGGCTGCAGCCAGGAGAGGAGGAGCTGCCTGACATTGCCCCACCCCTGGTCACTCCGGATGAGCCCAAAGGTAGCCTTGGTTTCTATGGCAACGAAGACGAAGACTCCTTCTGCTCCCCTCACTTCTCCTCTCCAACAT CACCCATGTTGGACGAATCGGTCATCATACAGTTGGTGGAAATGGGCTTTCCTATGGATGCCTGCCGCAAAGCTGTCTACTACACGGGCAATAGTGGGGCTGAGGCCGCCATGAACTGGGTCATGTCACACATGGATGATCCAG ATTTTGCAAACCCTCTCATCTTGCCTGGCTCCAGTGGGCCTGGCTCCACAAGTGCAGCAGCTGATCCCCCACCAGAGGACTGTGTGACCACCATTGTCTCTATGGGCTTCTCAAGGGACCAGGCCCTGAAAGCTCTGCGGGCCACG AACAACAGTTTAGAACGGGCTGTGGACTGGATCTTCAGTCACATTGATGACCTGGATGCAGAAGCTGCCATGGACATCTCGGAGGGCCGCTCAGCTGCTGACTCCATCTCTGAGTCTGTGCCAGTGGGACCCAAAGTCCGGGATGGTCCTGGAA AGTATCAGCTTTTTGCCTTCATTAGTCACATGGGCACCTCTACTATGTGTGGTCACTACGTCTGCCACATCAAGAAGGAAGGCAG ATGGGTGATCTACAATGACCAGAAAGTGTGTGCCTCTGAGAAGCCACCCAAGGACCTGGGCTATATCTACTTCTACCAGAGAGTGACCAGCTAA